Proteins encoded together in one Thermoplasmatales archaeon BRNA1 window:
- a CDS encoding Transposase, whose translation MNIDGSAVVVNGPEAELGAVGYPRDFRDQSRKQVEFLTAELQKSRIPFFMRAYKGNTSDPEQYRDALPDIFSMIREGSWIIVDNGGASGDILDSIVKSGHKYLTRVKMNASDDKRIADPECKWEYVEDGVCCKKHTFDSSGRTTYLFFSLDNWYRSYHSASRSFDRMVEAVKTYEGGHFRKSDFVTVKRNVLADIEVKVSLQTKFTFEENEREGIIREIMGARAGIFKLESSEQLTPLEALDKYRARVTVEHLIHSLKRVTGLKPLRVWSESSIRGSMMLALLSETAIAMARYEMKGVEKTENKRGRTKTVIEKPNTESIVSSLGHLTLTRIIGNGHRKQAIYSNWNPISREIFGNIRADLEGNLVIPA comes from the coding sequence GTGAACATCGACGGTTCGGCAGTGGTGGTAAACGGCCCCGAAGCGGAGCTCGGGGCCGTGGGGTACCCAAGGGATTTCAGGGACCAGAGCAGGAAACAGGTGGAGTTCCTGACAGCGGAACTCCAGAAATCGAGGATCCCATTCTTCATGAGGGCATACAAAGGGAACACTTCCGACCCTGAGCAATACCGGGATGCCCTGCCGGATATCTTCTCCATGATTCGGGAAGGGTCGTGGATAATCGTGGACAACGGGGGAGCCTCTGGAGACATATTGGATTCCATAGTGAAATCGGGGCACAAGTATCTCACCAGGGTGAAGATGAACGCTTCCGATGACAAGAGGATAGCCGATCCCGAGTGCAAATGGGAATATGTGGAGGACGGGGTGTGCTGCAAGAAACATACCTTCGATTCGTCCGGAAGGACGACGTATCTGTTCTTCTCCCTGGACAATTGGTACCGTTCGTACCATTCCGCTTCCAGGAGCTTCGACCGCATGGTCGAAGCGGTGAAGACCTATGAGGGCGGGCATTTCAGGAAGTCTGATTTCGTTACCGTGAAGAGGAACGTACTCGCAGATATCGAGGTGAAGGTGAGTCTGCAGACCAAATTCACATTCGAAGAGAACGAGAGGGAAGGCATCATCAGGGAGATCATGGGTGCCCGTGCAGGGATTTTCAAACTGGAATCCTCGGAACAATTGACACCGCTGGAAGCTCTCGACAAGTATCGTGCAAGGGTCACCGTAGAACATTTGATCCACTCCCTGAAAAGAGTCACTGGATTGAAGCCTCTGAGGGTATGGAGTGAATCATCGATCCGCGGATCGATGATGCTGGCCCTTCTTTCCGAGACTGCGATAGCCATGGCAAGATACGAGATGAAAGGCGTAGAAAAAACGGAGAACAAACGGGGAAGGACCAAGACCGTAATCGAGAAACCGAACACCGAATCCATCGTTTCGTCGTTAGGCCATTTGACACTTACGAGGATAATCGGGAACGGGCACAGGAAACAGGCTATCTACAGCAATTGGAATCCTATCTCGAGGGAGATTTTTGGCAATATCCGTGCGGATCTTGAAGGAAATCTGGTAATTCCGGCCTGA
- a CDS encoding Sel1 repeat protein: protein MYLDGEGGEQSDKKAFKWVSLAAEQNEPYALDYLGYMYYEGKGTEQSFEKALDCFTRSAEEGNPEGAFNAASMHLQGEGTEKDLAKAEEYFLVAADSGDPMALIELAKIYMKTNSARIPELDQRFKA, encoded by the coding sequence ATGTACCTCGACGGGGAAGGCGGGGAGCAATCTGACAAAAAGGCATTCAAGTGGGTATCCCTCGCTGCTGAACAGAACGAACCCTACGCTCTCGATTATCTCGGCTACATGTATTACGAAGGCAAAGGTACCGAACAATCCTTCGAAAAGGCACTCGACTGCTTCACAAGATCCGCAGAGGAAGGCAATCCCGAGGGAGCGTTCAACGCAGCCTCCATGCATCTCCAGGGAGAAGGAACTGAAAAGGACCTCGCCAAAGCGGAGGAGTACTTCCTAGTAGCCGCCGACTCCGGCGACCCGATGGCACTCATCGAACTCGCCAAAATTTACATGAAAACAAACAGTGCCAGGATACCCGAACTCGACCAAAGATTCAAAGCCTAA
- a CDS encoding nucleotide sugar dehydrogenase: protein MPAVTVFGLGFVGLTTALGFSHLGYTVYGIEVDERRKEILRSGQLPFVEPYMDEVLKEHLGKDFFVCDDVKRAVQKSDYIYYCVGTPYGKDGAADLTYLFSAIDTTIEALTDANGNPIDDKFRCLVTKSTIPPSTTSDKIVPYVQSKGKIADNLGICNNPEFLREGKCWEDFINSDRIVIGVDKEKSKELMGKLYEPMGRPIFFVSHSTGEFIKYLSNTLLATLISYSNEMAHVADTIGGIDVASAFKILHMDKRWNGCNMTSYVYPGCGYGGYCLPKDTCALLSQSEVKGYEPAILREVINTNANRPHIIASNITKDLPKDACIGILGLSFKPESDDVRDTPASKIIKELMAMGYSNIVAYDPIANKEFAFRFPDIKITLLDSARDVYQKADVIAITTAWKEFKEVPKFGDKKIFDCRYML from the coding sequence ATGCCGGCAGTCACCGTCTTCGGACTCGGATTCGTCGGACTGACCACCGCCCTCGGATTCTCCCACCTCGGATATACTGTCTACGGAATCGAAGTAGACGAGCGCCGCAAGGAGATTCTCCGTTCCGGACAGCTTCCTTTCGTGGAGCCCTACATGGATGAGGTCCTGAAGGAGCACCTCGGCAAGGACTTCTTTGTCTGCGACGACGTTAAGAGGGCTGTTCAGAAATCCGATTACATCTACTATTGTGTGGGAACCCCCTACGGAAAGGACGGCGCCGCCGACCTCACCTATCTCTTCTCCGCCATTGACACAACCATCGAGGCACTCACCGACGCCAATGGCAACCCCATCGATGACAAGTTCCGCTGCCTGGTGACCAAGTCCACCATCCCCCCCTCCACCACCTCGGACAAAATCGTGCCCTACGTGCAGTCCAAGGGGAAGATCGCCGACAACCTCGGCATCTGCAACAACCCCGAGTTCCTCAGGGAGGGCAAATGCTGGGAGGACTTCATCAACTCCGACAGGATCGTCATCGGCGTCGATAAGGAGAAGAGCAAGGAGCTCATGGGAAAGCTTTACGAGCCTATGGGACGCCCCATCTTCTTCGTCTCCCACTCCACCGGGGAGTTCATCAAATACCTCTCCAACACCCTGCTGGCGACTCTCATCAGCTACTCCAACGAGATGGCTCATGTCGCCGACACCATCGGCGGCATCGATGTCGCCAGTGCCTTCAAGATCCTGCATATGGATAAGCGCTGGAACGGCTGCAACATGACCTCCTACGTCTACCCCGGATGCGGATACGGCGGATACTGTCTCCCCAAGGATACCTGCGCCCTCCTCTCCCAGTCCGAGGTCAAGGGCTACGAGCCCGCCATTCTGAGGGAGGTCATCAACACCAACGCCAACCGTCCCCACATCATCGCTTCCAACATCACGAAGGACCTTCCCAAGGATGCCTGCATCGGAATTCTTGGTCTGTCCTTCAAGCCCGAGTCCGATGATGTCCGTGACACTCCCGCTTCGAAGATTATCAAAGAATTGATGGCGATGGGATACAGCAACATCGTCGCTTACGACCCGATTGCCAACAAAGAGTTCGCCTTCAGGTTCCCCGATATCAAGATTACCCTTTTGGATTCTGCCAGAGACGTCTACCAGAAAGCCGATGTTATAGCGATTACCACCGCCTGGAAGGAGTTCAAGGAAGTCCCGAAGTTCGGCGACAAGAAGATTTTCGATTGCAGGTACATGCTCTGA
- a CDS encoding Nucleoside-diphosphate-sugar epimerase, with protein sequence MNFFKEFGDRLSVKNVIALDNFMLGTPDWLEDFKEDKRFIIRKFDIIKDRIESILEAKDANYIIHMASIASPTFYRQYPIETLDANIWGLRNLFDYYVEKKVDGFLFFSSSEIYGDPTPDAIPTQEDYRGFVSCTGPRACYDESKRFGETMCMLFSQKYGMPIAVVRPFNNYGPGMRLGDKRVPADFLKNVVEHKDIVILSNGSPTRTFCYVADSVAGYLKALLHGTYDYFNIGVETPEITMAQLAEIYKQAGKEIFGYEGEVKYAQSEDKQYLTNNPQRRCPNIEKARKVLDYDPTIRVEEGVRRFMRYVKEDLANKGAN encoded by the coding sequence ATGAACTTCTTCAAGGAGTTCGGAGACAGGCTCTCCGTCAAGAACGTCATCGCCCTCGACAACTTCATGCTCGGAACCCCCGACTGGTTAGAGGATTTCAAAGAGGATAAGAGATTCATCATCCGCAAGTTCGACATCATCAAGGACAGGATTGAATCTATTCTCGAGGCCAAGGATGCAAATTACATTATCCATATGGCGTCCATCGCCTCCCCCACCTTCTACAGGCAGTACCCCATCGAGACCCTCGATGCAAACATCTGGGGACTCAGGAACCTCTTCGACTATTATGTCGAGAAGAAAGTCGACGGATTCCTGTTCTTCTCCTCCAGTGAGATCTACGGTGACCCCACCCCCGATGCTATCCCCACCCAGGAGGACTACAGGGGATTCGTTTCCTGCACTGGGCCTCGTGCCTGCTATGATGAGTCCAAGAGATTCGGTGAGACCATGTGTATGCTCTTCTCCCAGAAGTACGGCATGCCCATCGCCGTCGTCAGGCCTTTCAACAACTACGGTCCCGGCATGAGGCTCGGGGACAAGCGTGTTCCCGCAGACTTCCTGAAGAATGTGGTGGAGCACAAGGATATTGTCATTCTTTCCAACGGAAGCCCCACCAGGACCTTCTGCTATGTTGCGGATTCGGTCGCAGGATACCTCAAAGCGCTCCTGCACGGAACTTACGATTACTTCAACATTGGTGTCGAGACTCCCGAGATTACAATGGCACAGCTTGCAGAAATCTATAAGCAGGCAGGAAAGGAAATCTTTGGTTATGAGGGAGAGGTCAAATACGCTCAGTCCGAGGACAAGCAGTATCTCACCAACAATCCCCAGAGGAGATGCCCCAATATCGAGAAGGCCCGCAAGGTACTCGATTACGACCCTACCATCAGGGTCGAGGAAGGAGTGCGCAGGTTCATGAGGTACGTCAAGGAAGACCTCGCCAACAAGGGGGCCAACTGA